The sequence ACGGCGAGCATAAGGGCCATCCTTGTTTGGTCGATGCCAGCACAACGCCTTGTGGGTGTGCCATAGGCGCTGCTTCCCGTTACTAGCGCCTGTGCTTCGACGAGGATAGGCCGTGAACCTTCGAGGGTGGGTATTATCACCGAGCCCGTCGTCTTTTTGCGGCGCTCTTCGAGGAAAATCTCCGAAGGGTTAGGGACTTCTATCAGCCCTTGTGATGTCATCTGGAAGACCGCTATCTCGTCGGTGGCGCCGAAGCGATTTTTCACTATTCTAACGAGACGGTAGTTCTGCTGTTTGTCGCCTTCGAAATATAATACGGTATCGACGATATGTTCCAGGATACGCGGCCCTGCAATCTCGCCGGACTTCGTAACATGACCGATGAGGAGCGTCGCAATGGTGTATCCTTTGGAGATATGCATGAACTCCATCGCCGTCTCGCGGACTTGTGTTACTGACCCTGGAGCTGACGATATCTCCGGCTTGTAGACGATCTGTATAGAGTCGACGATAAGTATCTGTGGCTTTATTGCATCGATCTGAGCTTTTATATGGGAGAAATTCGTCTCGTTAAGAAGGTATAAGTTGTCGCTGTCGACGCCAAGGCGACGAGCGCGCATCGACGTCTGTTCAACAGACTCTTCACCACAGACGTACAACACCTTTAGACCTTTTACGGCGAGAGCATGGGATATCTGCATGAGAAGGGTGGACTTCCCAATACCAGGGTCGCCACCGACGAGAGATAACGAGCCAGGGACGATGCCGCCACCAAGAAGATCGTCGAATTCTTTGATGCCAGTAGTAAGGCGAGGAACGGCTTTGTCAACGACGTCTTTGATGAGTATAGGACGCGCTCCTTTAATGCGCTGTGCTTCGAAGCGGGGAGTATGCTGAGAGACATCAGCTTCTTCAACGAAAGTGTTCCACGACTCGCATTGAGGACATTGACCCGACCATTTGTGTTGCTTGTTGCCGCACTCAGAACAATACCATACACTCTTTACTTTTCCCATATTATACCAATTCTCGATAAAAAGTTCATAAATTCATCCTCATCTTTTTGCGTAGAATTTTGCGCTCGATCTTGCTAACACACCAATGTTTGCGGCGATCTCCGCGCTTTTTTCTACGCAAAAATCTTGAGTCCAATTTATGACTTTTTCACCGAGAATTGGTATCACCGTAATTATTATTATCGATCTTACGCGATGTTCCGAATTTTTCACCACCACTTTATCAGTGACCAGTTATCACTGACCTTACGCAATAGCCATTATTAAGAAGGAATTTCGGAATAGGATTTTTCACCACAGAGTCACAGAGAACACAGAGAGGAAAAAACATGGCTGGGGGATTCCCCCAGACCCCCTTTTTCATTGAACAATGAACAAACCCGGACACGGCAGTGCCCCCTCTCGACGTTGTCGTAATAGTAAGATTGTATCTTTACGTTTGCTATAGGAAAAACAAAGAAA is a genomic window of Waddliaceae bacterium containing:
- the radA gene encoding DNA repair protein RadA, whose protein sequence is MGKVKSVWYCSECGNKQHKWSGQCPQCESWNTFVEEADVSQHTPRFEAQRIKGARPILIKDVVDKAVPRLTTGIKEFDDLLGGGIVPGSLSLVGGDPGIGKSTLLMQISHALAVKGLKVLYVCGEESVEQTSMRARRLGVDSDNLYLLNETNFSHIKAQIDAIKPQILIVDSIQIVYKPEISSAPGSVTQVRETAMEFMHISKGYTIATLLIGHVTKSGEIAGPRILEHIVDTVLYFEGDKQQNYRLVRIVKNRFGATDEIAVFQMTSQGLIEVPNPSEIFLEERRKKTTGSVIIPTLEGSRPILVEAQALVTGSSAYGTPTRRCAGIDQTRMALMLAVLEKRVGFKFHERDVFVSIAGGIKILEPSVDLGVLLSIASSFCNRALHPEMVVVGEVGLGGEIRSVPKIEQRIKEALHMGFTQCVIPKRNLKGLSDAIQKGATITAVDNVEEAIKATIR